The Solibacillus sp. FSL R7-0668 genome includes the window CTTGGCGCGTTGTTGTAGCAGCAGATGAAAAATTAGCGGAAGTACATGCGTTATTGCGCGATTTAGCGATTCCGAAATGGCAAGAGCTTTCAGAGGAAACGCTTGCTGCACAAATGCAAAAATTCACGCTTGCAGGGGCCTATGCTTTTGTATTAGTAACAGAGGATATGCGTCAAAAAGAGCGTTTAGAAGATTATGCAGCGGCTTCTTGCTACTTACAAAATGCACAGTTACTCGCTTGGGAGCAAGGAATCGGGACATGCTGGAAAACACCAGGCTTCTTGGATAACCCAAAATTCCGTGAAGCATTAAACGCCAAAGCAAACGAGCGCGTGATTTCTATGTTCCAATTTGGTTATTTTGATGAAGCGACACCAGCAAAGCCACGTAAAGAATTAGCAGATTTCGTTTCAGAATTCGGCGCATAATAAAGAGGGAGTGCGCTGCAAAGTTCAGTGTACTCCCTTCATTTTAATAGTAGAAACCGGACGAACGCTCGTAAACCACATCCACTCAATCCTCATAATCCATCATTTCACCAAACAATCGCAAAAAAATAATAGAAAAGATGTTTTTATATCATATCCAAGAGGGAAAAGTAGCGTACAAAAACTTTTTGGAGGGATTGTCTATGTTTCAAACTGAACCGAAGCAAACGGTTGATGTTGTTTATACAAAGCGTGATCTACTCGAAAAACTTCAGGAATTACGTCTGCCACCAGAAACGGTGAATCGCCCGACCATTTACATTTTGACGAAGCATATCAACGAATTTCATGCATTAGCACGCGATAGTCAAATTAAGCTTGTGACAACGCATGGCATCCGTAGTTTCTTGAAGGAGCTTTTATTTAAAGAGTCTCCTATTGAAAAGGTACTGCGTCTCATGAAATTGCCACATCAACAATATTTAGAATACGAGGCAGTTATTCGTAGTGGGGGCATGGTCATCGTGTCGGGGGTAGACCCGCTAAATGAGCGTGAATGGACGGGGCATACATTGACAAAATGGATTACCAATCGCTCAAATTCCTCGAATATTATTTTGCGAGATGTGAAAGAAGAGCGTGTCATTCCATATGAGCCAAAGCCACAGCTGTACTTTTTGCCTTCGATGGGCGTAGCGGGCGAATTTGGTCGTGCGGATGAGGTGCTAGCGTCTTCCAAAGACGAGATTCCACTGCAAGATAATCAACGCCTCGTTCGTGACGCTAAAACACGGGAATTGGGCGTGTATCAGGGACCGCATAAATAGAATAGAATGCTAAACCGAGCCATTCGAATGGGGATGCGCTTGGTTTTTAATTTTGGGAGCAATGATTTATAAAAATTAGGATGAATTTTTATTCGTTAATATTCGCTTAAAATACAGGTGGGTAATTTTCTTTATATTGGAAAACTACATAAATTCACATGAATACCTACCTTTATTAATGGTATATGCATATATAGTGTATAAAAATCTGATAATTGAATTCTGAAAATTAAAACTTATTATTTATCTATTGAATATTTATGCATTAAAAGTTAGAATAAGTTATCGCTTATTTGATAATCCTTAAAGTAGTTATCAAAAAGTTGCAAATTATATTGTGAGGTCCTTATAAATGGCAGATTGGTTAGATTTATATAGAGAAATGGGCGATTACTTAGCGCCAAGTATGGCAAAGGATCACCCAAATCTTCCGGTAGTGAAAGAAGAAGGCTGTTATTATTGGGGTGCGGATGGCAAGAAATATTTAGATTTCACGTCAGGCATCGCCGTAACAAACACAGGTCACCGTCATCCAAAGGTGGTACAAGCCATTAAAGATGCGGCAGATAGCTTAGTACATGGCCCATCTGGTGTCATTATGTACGAATCCATTTTAAAATTATCGGAAGAGCTTGGCGAAGTATTACCGGGTGATTTAGGCTGCTTCTTCTTTGCGAATAGTGGTACAGAGGCAATTGAAGGGGCATTGAAGCTCGCGAAGTTTACGACAGAGCGTCCTTATGTGATTTCATTTACTGGCTGCTTCCACGGTCGCTCGATGGGGGCACTTGGTGTAACAACATCAAAAGCGAAATACCGTAAATTCTTACAGCCATCACATCTTTCATACCAAATTCCGTATGCTGATGTGAAGGCAGCTCCAGCGGGTGTTGATGCAGAGCAGTATGTGGTTGAAAAGCTAGAGAAAGACTTTAAACAACTATTTAAGCACCAAGTAACACCTGAGGAAGTCGCAGCGGTGATTTTAGAGCCGGTTTTAGGTGAGGGTGGCTATATCATCCCACCAAAAGCATGGGTGAAGAAAATCCGTGAAATTTGTGACCAGCACGGCATTTTATTAATTTTTGATGAAGTCCAAACAGGCTTCGGTCGTACAGGCGAATGGTTCGCTGCACAATACTTTGATGTAACGCCAGATATTATGGCGATTGCGAAAGGGATTGCATCAGGCTTACCACTTTCAGCTACAGTGGCTTCAAAAGAGCTCATGGAAAAATGGCCAATTGGTTCGCATGGGACAACATTCGGAGGTAACCCAATCGCTTGTTCCGTAGCACGTACAACATTAGAAATTTTCCACGAAGAAAATTTAGTTGAAAATTCTCGCGTTGTCGGTGCATATGCGCGTGAACAACTGCTTAAAATGAAAGAAAAGCATCCGATCATTAGTGATGTACGTTCGGCCGGTTTAATGATTGGTATTGAGCTATCAGATCCAGCGACGGGCGAGGTTTCAGGTGAGGCAGTAGGAAAAGTATTAGATTACGCGCTTGAAGAAGGCGTACTATTCTACTTATGTGGTAATGAGGGAGAAGTGATTCGTATGATTCCACCACTTACCGTAACAAAAGAGCAAATTGATGACGGCTTACAAATGCTAGATAAAGCCATTGCACGATATTTAAAAGAACAACAATAAAGGGAGAGAAAAAACATGAAGAAAAAATGGTTATTAGCAGTTTTGACAACACTTGTTATTGCAGTATTAGCGGCATGTGGTACAGCAGACGAAAAAGAAACTACATCAGGTAGTGAAGGACCAGCAGACGGCGGCGACAAAAAGACATTAGTAGTAGGTACATCAGCAGACTACGCACCATTCGAATTTGTAGACACAGCAACAAGTGATGAAATTATCGGTTTCGATATCGAATTAATCAAAACAATTGGTGACAAATTAGGCTATGAAATCGAAGTACAAAATATGGACTTTAACTCACTTATTACAGCATTACAAGCGAAAAAATTCGACGTAGTAATCTCTGGTATGACACCAACAAAGGAACGCGATAAAGTGGTAGACTTCTCAGTTCCTTATTATGAAACAGAGCAATATTTAATTTTTGACAAAGAAAAAGGCTATACAACACCAGCTGATATTAAAGGCGGCGTGGTAGGTGCACAAATTTCTTCGATTCAAGAAGAAATCGCGATTGAATTAGGTGAGGCAAATGGCTTCAAAGTAGAAAGCCGTAACTTAATTCCTGAGTTAATTCAAGAATTAAAAACAGGTCGTTTTGATGCAGCAGTGATCGAAAACATCGTTTCTGAAAACTACTTATCAAAAAATGATGACTTAGCAGCATTCCCAATCGAAGTAGAAGAGCCAGATTATAAAGCAATCGTATTCCAAGAAGGTAGCGAATTAAAAGCAGAGTTCGATAAAGTAATCGAAGAATTAAATGCTGACGGTACAATCGAAGAATTAAAGAAAAAATGGTTCGTTGTTGAGTAACAGCTAGTTGAAGGAGCTGTCCCGGAAGTACTTCTTGGACACTCCTTTTCTCACGTTTTTTAGAGGGGAAAACCAACAAGGGGATTCTCTACTAAACTAATTTAACTAAAGAAAGGGGGGCTACGATGTTTAATTTTGAGGCAATCGTACCCTCTATCCCGTATATTTTTGAGGGGATAGGTATTACATTACAGATTGTAATCGGTGCGACGATTTTAGGGGTAGTTTTAGGTATTCTATTAGCCTTATGTAAAATCGGAAATATTGCACCATTGCGCTGGTTTGCAAGTTTTTATACATCAATTTTCCGTGGGACGCCGTTAGTTCTTCAATTAATGTTAATTTTCTATGCAGTTCCACAAGTATTAGATATTCAAATTGACCCTGTTCCCGCTGCGATTATTGCATTTGGTTTAAACTCAGGGGCTTATATTTCTGAAATTATCCGTGCAGGTATCAATGCAGTCGATAAAGGGCAAATGGAAGCCGCAAAAGCGCTTGGTATTCCATATGCAAAAATGATGAAGGATATTATCTTACCGCAGGCGATGAAAAATATTTTACCATCGTTAATGAATGAATTTATTACGTTAAATAAGGAATCAGCCATCGTTACGGTGATCGGGGCAATGGATATTATGCGCCGTGCATACGTTGTTGGGGGTTCGACCTTTACGTATTTAGAGCCGCTACTAATTGCGGGGTTAATTTACTATGTCATGACATTAGTATTATCATTCCTTGGCAAAATGCTAGAAAAGAGGATGAGACGCAGTGATTAAAATTGATAATCTGAAAAAAACATATGGTAAAAATGAAGTATTAAAAGGCATTTCAACAGAAGTGAAGGAGCGCGAGGTAATCGCGATTATTGGTCCTTCTGGGTCGGGAAAATCCACGTTTTTACGCTGCATTAACCGCTTAGAGGAACCAACTGAAGGCATCATTTCGATTGCAGGTGTGGAAGTGACAAATAAAAATGTCATGAAGGTACGCGAGAATTTAGGAATGGTGTTTCAGCACTTCCACCTCTTCCCGCACAAAACGGTTTTAGAAAACTTAACATATGCACCGATTAACGTAAAGGGTGTAGCTAAAGAGCAGGCAGTGAAAACGGCAGAAGAGCTGTTATCAAAAGTCGGCCTTTATGACAAACGCGATGAATTCCCGAATCGTTTATCCGGTGGGCAAAAGCAGCGTGTCGCGATCGCACGTGCGCTAGCGATGAATCCAACGGCCATTCTTTTCGATGAGCCAACATCAGCACTAGATCCGGAAATGGTAAAAGAGGTTTTGGAAGTAATGAAATCACTTGCCAAAGAGGGCATGACAATGCTGATCGTAACGCATGAAATGGGCTTCGCGCGTGAAGTTGCAGACCGTGTGCTGTTTTTAGATGGTGGCTATTTAGTGGAAGACGCTTCTCCGGAAGAATTCTTTACAGCACCAAAATCAGAGCGCGCTAAAGCGTTTTTAGAGAAAGTATTATAAGTAAAGTAGACACATCCGTGATTGAGTTGCGGGTGTGTTTTTTGATTGGGGATTATTTGTAGTGTATTTGGATTCTATGTCATGCAAGTGTTAAAAAATATAATTGTGCTATACGAATATCAAATTTTGCATAGCACAATCTATTTTTATAGATGGTTACTTATATAGGAAGCTAAATTATCATAACCAAATGCATGTAACGGAAAGTCAAAATCACTATCTGAAATTTCCATTTCAACTTCATCAGATCTATCTGCAGCAAAAAAACAAAGCTCATGTTCTAAATTAAATGATTTAAATTTTTCATGGAATAATGAAAAATATTGTTCCTCAACATCACCAAATCGATCAGGTTGGATTTTGCATTCGTAAAAAACGCGAACGGAATTTTTTAAATAGGCGTAGTCCATTGTCTTTTTACTGAGATCTGGATTTCCTGAATGATGATAATAAGCAATTACATCATTTTCATTTTTCGTAGGTAGCCCAATAGAAACGCCCCAGCCTCTTTGTTGAGGGGGAGGGGGATGTTCTAGGGAATATGTACCGCCATAGAAACCAACCAAAATGGCTTCAAAAATTTTACCTCTAAGTGAATTTAGAAAATTTTTATCCTTTTTATCAGCCATTTTGAAGGCGGTAAATAAATGACCACGAGTCAATTTGAAGATATTAATATTTGCATTTTGATAGGCGTTTTCTAATTCATTTTGAACTTCTTTGTAACGACTTTCTACCGTACCACGTTGCCATTTTGCAGACCTTTTTAGTAACTCGCAAAAGTCTTCGAGAATGATATGTGTTTGAACATCTTTAAAGTAATTTGCGACGTCACGTGATGCTTGTTTGATTGTTAAATCATCTCTATCTAGGGTTTTTAAATAAATGTTAATTGGTTTGGTCATTGTCATTTATGGCTTTTAAATAGTTGATTACATCTAAGGTCGGCAACATAAAGCTTGGTAGGGTTGTTCTACTGATTAACGAACTAGAAACTTCTCGTATATACGGTAAAAGCATAGGTACCACATTTTGTAATGCATAGTTTTTTAATT containing:
- a CDS encoding aspartate aminotransferase family protein; the protein is MADWLDLYREMGDYLAPSMAKDHPNLPVVKEEGCYYWGADGKKYLDFTSGIAVTNTGHRHPKVVQAIKDAADSLVHGPSGVIMYESILKLSEELGEVLPGDLGCFFFANSGTEAIEGALKLAKFTTERPYVISFTGCFHGRSMGALGVTTSKAKYRKFLQPSHLSYQIPYADVKAAPAGVDAEQYVVEKLEKDFKQLFKHQVTPEEVAAVILEPVLGEGGYIIPPKAWVKKIREICDQHGILLIFDEVQTGFGRTGEWFAAQYFDVTPDIMAIAKGIASGLPLSATVASKELMEKWPIGSHGTTFGGNPIACSVARTTLEIFHEENLVENSRVVGAYAREQLLKMKEKHPIISDVRSAGLMIGIELSDPATGEVSGEAVGKVLDYALEEGVLFYLCGNEGEVIRMIPPLTVTKEQIDDGLQMLDKAIARYLKEQQ
- a CDS encoding nitroreductase family protein — protein: MTVSVKQAILERRSIKKFNGQPVEKQAVLQILDDAKWAPNHGNRQPWRVVVAADEKLAEVHALLRDLAIPKWQELSEETLAAQMQKFTLAGAYAFVLVTEDMRQKERLEDYAAASCYLQNAQLLAWEQGIGTCWKTPGFLDNPKFREALNAKANERVISMFQFGYFDEATPAKPRKELADFVSEFGA
- a CDS encoding transporter substrate-binding domain-containing protein; this encodes MKKKWLLAVLTTLVIAVLAACGTADEKETTSGSEGPADGGDKKTLVVGTSADYAPFEFVDTATSDEIIGFDIELIKTIGDKLGYEIEVQNMDFNSLITALQAKKFDVVISGMTPTKERDKVVDFSVPYYETEQYLIFDKEKGYTTPADIKGGVVGAQISSIQEEIAIELGEANGFKVESRNLIPELIQELKTGRFDAAVIENIVSENYLSKNDDLAAFPIEVEEPDYKAIVFQEGSELKAEFDKVIEELNADGTIEELKKKWFVVE
- a CDS encoding amino acid ABC transporter permease — translated: MFNFEAIVPSIPYIFEGIGITLQIVIGATILGVVLGILLALCKIGNIAPLRWFASFYTSIFRGTPLVLQLMLIFYAVPQVLDIQIDPVPAAIIAFGLNSGAYISEIIRAGINAVDKGQMEAAKALGIPYAKMMKDIILPQAMKNILPSLMNEFITLNKESAIVTVIGAMDIMRRAYVVGGSTFTYLEPLLIAGLIYYVMTLVLSFLGKMLEKRMRRSD
- a CDS encoding serine/threonine protein kinase, which codes for MFQTEPKQTVDVVYTKRDLLEKLQELRLPPETVNRPTIYILTKHINEFHALARDSQIKLVTTHGIRSFLKELLFKESPIEKVLRLMKLPHQQYLEYEAVIRSGGMVIVSGVDPLNEREWTGHTLTKWITNRSNSSNIILRDVKEERVIPYEPKPQLYFLPSMGVAGEFGRADEVLASSKDEIPLQDNQRLVRDAKTRELGVYQGPHK
- a CDS encoding amino acid ABC transporter ATP-binding protein, producing MIKIDNLKKTYGKNEVLKGISTEVKEREVIAIIGPSGSGKSTFLRCINRLEEPTEGIISIAGVEVTNKNVMKVRENLGMVFQHFHLFPHKTVLENLTYAPINVKGVAKEQAVKTAEELLSKVGLYDKRDEFPNRLSGGQKQRVAIARALAMNPTAILFDEPTSALDPEMVKEVLEVMKSLAKEGMTMLIVTHEMGFAREVADRVLFLDGGYLVEDASPEEFFTAPKSERAKAFLEKVL